A section of the Engraulis encrasicolus isolate BLACKSEA-1 chromosome 8, IST_EnEncr_1.0, whole genome shotgun sequence genome encodes:
- the LOC134454019 gene encoding NLR family CARD domain-containing protein 3-like has product MSEQVKPIGIVLTKGVAGIGKTVSVQKFILDWAEGMSNQHVNFIFPLPFRELNLMKDKTISLVDLIRHFFSDVKDPRVFTSLENRVMFIFDGLDECRLPLDFRSNPECSDVTELVPVDVLLTNLIKGNLLPSALLWITTRPAAANQIPPRCVNQVTEIRGFNDPQKEEYFRKKLNDERLASRIIAHLKSCRSLFIMCHIPVFCWILATVVWKTSDESGCVEMPRTLTQMYTHFLIIQVRIKNTKYTELEERDEEMIFKLGKLAFQQLERGNLIFYEGDLSDCGIDVTEASVYSGVCTQIFREEFGLYQGRVFSFVHLSIQEFLAALYVFLYFISRERNLPDQTSQLSDLFRAATLHDLHKTAVDLALQSKNGHLDLFFRFLLGLSLESNQSLLRHLLPQTNSHSQSSEQTVQLVKQKIRGHRETDRSVNLFYCLNELNQHAVVEHIDRGSGTLTVEMLLPGQWKTGKLTFKTSEKYMDGFDMQKYTKTPELDQTDLLTPDDLLQKLMPSDVFTLSTFAE; this is encoded by the coding sequence ATGTCTGAGCAAGTCAAACCTATTGGAATAGTGCTgacaaagggagtggctggcattggaaaaaccgtgtctgtgcagaagttcattctagACTGGGCTGAAGGAATGTCCAATCAGCATGTCAActtcatatttcctcttcctttccgtgAGCTGAATCTGATGAAGGACAAAACCATCAGTCTGGTGGATCTCATTAGGCACTTTTTCTCAGATGTGAAGGATCCAAGAGTCTTCACTAGTTTAGAGAACAGAGtcatgttcatctttgatggtctggatgagtgtcgacTTCCTCTAGATTTTCGCTCCAACCCAGAGTGCTCTGATGTGACAGAGTTAGTTCCAGTTGATGTGCTGCTGACAAACCTCATCAAGGGAAATCTGCTTccgtctgctctcctctggatcaccacccgaccagcagcagccaatcagatcccTCCAAGGTGTGTGAACCAGGTGACAGAAATAAGAGGATTTAACGACCCACAGaaggaagagtacttcaggaagaagCTCAATGATGAGAGGCTGGCCAGCAGAATCATCGCTCACCTGAAATCATGCAGGAGCCtcttcatcatgtgccacattccagtcttctgcTGGATTTTAGCTACAGTAGTCTGGAAAACATCAGATGAATCAGGTTGCGTTGAGATGCCAAGGACTCTTactcagatgtacacacacttccTTATAATACAGGTCAGAATTAAAAATACCAAATACACCGAGCTggaagagagagacgaagagatgaTTTTCAAACTGGGCAAACTGGCTTTCCAACAGCTGGAGAGGggaaatctgatcttctatgagggAGACCTGAGTGATtgtggcattgatgtcacagaagcatCAGTGTACTCAGGTGTGTGTACTCAGATCTTCAGAGAAGAGTTTGGACTCTACCAAGGGAGAGTGTTCAGCTTTGTGCACCTGAGCATTCAGGAGTTCCTTGCAGCTTTATATGTGTTTCTCTACTTCATCAGCAGAGAGAGAAACTTGCCTGATCAAACCTCTCAGCTCTCGGATTTgttcagagctgcaacacttcatgacttACACAAGACTGCAGTAGATCTGGCCTTACAGAGTAAGAATGGACACCTCGACCTTTTCTTCCGTTTTCTTCTtggcctctcactggagtccaatcagagtCTCTTAAGACATCTACTACCACAGACCAACAGCCATTCACAAAGCTCAGAACAAACAGTCCAATTAGTCAAACAGAAGATCAGAGGTcatagggagacagacagaagtgTCAACCTATTCTACTGTCTGAATGAGttgaatcagcatgctgtagtggagcacaTTGACAGGGGGTCAGGAACTCTGActgtagagatgctcttaccTGGACAGTGGAAGACTGGGAAGTTAACGTTTAAGACATCAGAAAAGTATATGGATGGATTTGACATGCAAAAGTACACAAAGACACCAGAATTGGATCAGACTGACCTCCTCACCCCAGATGACCTCCTCCAGAAGCTGATGCCGTCTGATGTGTTCACATTATCCACCTTCGCAGAGTGA